In Desulfosudis oleivorans Hxd3, the DNA window TGGATACTTTGACCGGTCCCTGCATACCACCGCGCTCCAGATGAATAATAATATTCTCCTGGAGAACATTATCATCCTTAAATGCCTTGCTGCGCGATGTAAACAGATGCAGGTGACGAATGGCGGCCTTCTTCAGCAAATACTCCCGGAAAGGACGATAATAAAGGCCGTTGCAGAAACTGCGCGGGATAATGGCCACAAGCTGACCGTGATCATCAAGCAGGGCCAGCGACAGGGCCACAAAAGCCGAATAAAGATTGACCGTTTCAATGCCGACCCTTCTTAAGGCCAGCCGGTGTTCAGAGTTACTTCGTATCTTTTTGTAAGGCGGATTAAGAATAGCGTGGGTATATTTGGGCAAAGGTCTGGCAAAAAGGTTGTTCTCCAGCCAGTCGCAGGCGGCAATTATAAAATCGTCGGATCGAATCGTTGAGGTAATAGTCGGTTTTTTTTTGTAGAGTTCAAAGGTCTGCCTTAAATAGGGATGTAGCGTCTCATCAATTTCAAAAGCATGGAGTTCAATATGTTTATAATCAAACTCACCATCAACCCACCTGTCTAAAAAAGCCGCACTAAGAGAGCCTACACCTGCCCCGGCATCAAGCAGAATACAATTTTTTCGCCTGTTAGGAACAAACAACTCCGCCATAAAACAGGCGATTGAAGCCGGAGTGAAAAACTGGCCCAGTCTCGATTTTTGTTGCGGATCAGCCAACCTCGAAGCCGTCCGCCTGGTGTGTTCGACTTGCGCCAGCAAATGTTTATCTCCGGTATGACGATTTTGGTGATAAAATGAGAAACAGAATATTATGAATATCTCTATAGCAGGACATGCCTTTTCAGTCAATTTTTTCATGCGAACCCTATAGGAGGCCACGATAGGAAGCAGACAATGCGGATTGTTATTGATTGAAAGACGAATTGTGCATCAGCAATGTGATTCCGGGAGCGGGAGCAGTTATGCAGGCGGGTATATGGCTTTTAGAATGAAGGGAACCTCTAAAAATCCATTTTTTAAAAAAGGCCGTTTGCGGCGGTAAAAAATTTTCAGATTGGGACCTTTCGGGTAAGTAATGAAGCATAAAAGTCATATTTTACATCCCATTTTACCGACTTTTTCCACCCCGTCGGCGGGGTCCACCCTCTTGGGACAGACCTTACCCCGTTGCCCCCAGTATACTGTATCGGTTTATGTTGTACGCCAGATTCCTCAATCCGATTTTGGCCCTGGCTCGAACAATTCCGATCGTCCGGAGAATCATTTCTCCGGCCATCATCGCCTGCACTCCAAAAACATGTTCGACTCGCGATCTCGTCTTTGCCCGTGTATGGTTGCCCCGTTGCTCCCGCTTCGTCAGCTTTCGGTGTCGACATCCCTTCCGCTGCAGATGCTCCCGAAAACCCTCTTCCTTGAGGCGCTTCACCGATTCCTCCGAACGATATGCCGAGTCCGCATACACATCACGACTGCTGTTGCTCTCATCAATTATCTGGTCAAACACCTGGCTGTCATGAACCGCCGCATCCGTAACCTCATAATCCCGAATCAGCTTGTGCTTAACGTCCACGCTTATATGGTTTTTGTATCCGTAGTAGTTCTGTCCGTTCTTCTTTGTCCACCGGGCATCCGTGTCTTTCTGACGTCTCTTGGCCTCTTTCCATTCCTCGGGAATATCTCCCCGTTTGATTCGCTCGTTTTCTTCCCGGCTGTTCCGTTGACGAGGGGCCGCTACAATACTGGCGTCAATAATCTGCCCTTTTTGCGCCAGAAAACCATTTTCCCGCAAACAGACGTCAAACTTCTCAAACAACGGTTTGATCAAACCAGCTTCGGTAATCTGCTCCCGAAACAACCAAATGGTCTTGGCGTCCGGCACCCGATCTCCAAGGCCCAAACCCAGAAAGCGCATGAACGATATCCGGTCCAGAATCTGAAACTCAATCCGGTCATCGGAAAGATTGTACAACGACTGAATAATGAGAATCTTGAACATCCGTATTACATCGTAGGGCCTTGCGCCGGCATTGCTTTTTCGCTCTTTATGACGAATTTTTTCCAGAGGCTGGCGGAACATCTCCCAATCCACCACTTGATTCAATTTAAGCAGTGGATCGCCGTTTCTGTCGAGTTTCTCAAATCTCTCATGCCAGTCAAAAAATCCGGTCTGCATCATCGCCATTTCTCCTCAATGCCCGTATTTACTGAGTTTGATGAGGATATTTATAACACACGATGATTTTAGAAACCATGATAAAATAATCAATTTTTAGAGAAACCCTGAAATATAGCCGGCTTTTTCTCCCAGATTTTGCTGTGCCTTTCAGGCAGGATTAGACAGAACATTATCAAAGAGATGAAAATATCGGCATTACCCTGCACTTCCTGGCGCCGCGCAGGTCGGGCAGGCCCTGTTCCGGGTCAAAAAACACCGGGTCATCGTTTAGCAGGACGCCGTCCGAGTAATCCCAGGCCCCGCAGAGTTCTGGGGTGCCCTGGGGCATTTCCGGCTTCCACCATCCGTGGCGGACCCCGACCAGGTCCTTTTGTATATCCTCGCTCAACTGTGCTTTCATTTTGATCCTGCCCCAGTCGGTTTCAACATATATCCAGTCACCTTCGTTAATCCCCTTTTCACGGGCCGTTTGGGTATGCAGCATGGCCCGTGGTTCCGGGTTGTGTTTACGCAGTTTTTTTACATGGCGCCCGGCAGAGATAAAATACCCATCTTCACGCAGGCCGACAAAAAGGCGAAGTGGATATTTTTCTTCGGCCGGGTTTTCGTCCGGGGGATAAATTTCGTTCCAGTAGGGAAGCGGGTCACAGCCAATGGATTCCATTACACTGGAATACAGCTCCACTTTGCCGCTGGGGGTGGCAAAGCCCCGTTTTTTGTGCGGGTAGGGAGACAGCACAAAATAATCCCTGAACAGGCGGGCCATACGCTTCATGCCGCGGTGTTCAAAAAACTCCCGGGTTTTCTGGTGTTGGCGCAACATGGAAGTCATGCCGTTTCTTAATAACGGCAAAAGGCCCATCCCGGCAAAAAGTTTCAGGGTAAGCTTCATTGCGCCGGCAGTAAGCGGGGGGGCGGGCGCTGTCAGCAACGGGAGATTTTTTGAAAGCGCCTCCCAGGTAAGCCCGGTCCCGGAGATCCGGTATTGGTAAAGTTCTTCCAGGTTTTTCCAGGGAAAATGCGCTTCCATGCCCATACGCACGGCCAGTTCATGCCAGAAATAATACACATCCCTGCACTCACCGGGCGGTTCAATGGCTTTCTCGACACTCAAATAGGTACTTATCCACTCCTGAAAATTGTACAGGACAGGCCGTTCCAGAAAACAGTCGCCCGGCAGCACGTAGTCGGCCAGCTGGGCGGTGGGTGTCATGAAGAGGTCGTTGACCACAAACAGGTCAAGATTTTTAACGGCCTCGAAAATGCCCTGCTGGTTGGAATAGCACATGAGGGTATTATTGGCGATGGAGAAGAAGGCCCTGACCGGATAGGGAACGCCTTCCCGCATGGCTTTGAATACAGCCGGCGGGTGGGCCATGTACATGCCTTTCATCAGGTTCCGGTAGG includes these proteins:
- a CDS encoding molybdopterin-containing oxidoreductase family protein, which gives rise to MPLEKKHVVCSMCDQACSLEAHVRDGRLEKLSGYADQLMMPNVRCCKPVLASEWYYNENRLLYPLKRTGERGGGQWTRISWEQAMDEIAEKLRQVVDKHGPEAFACSTSEHNTQVGSGMTRRFMNLLGSPNYISGVSLCMGNTAAVNSMTCGGYPFPDYEQTRCMVFFGHNLRPNSWAGEYYRLKAARARGAKLIVLDPRKSHCAKMADIHLQLRAGTDAAMSLGWINVIIEEELYNKKFVSRWCVGFDELKQRARQYPLDRVSQITGVPAGQIRDAAIMYATNTPAIIPWTCATDQQVNSTSALRCQGILRALTNSLNVPGGDVMVDPNEMIISESELELHERLPQEKKDLQLGAKDYPVMTYWGQQALNEPRRKVWGHSYRNLMKGMYMAHPPAVFKAMREGVPYPVRAFFSIANNTLMCYSNQQGIFEAVKNLDLFVVNDLFMTPTAQLADYVLPGDCFLERPVLYNFQEWISTYLSVEKAIEPPGECRDVYYFWHELAVRMGMEAHFPWKNLEELYQYRISGTGLTWEALSKNLPLLTAPAPPLTAGAMKLTLKLFAGMGLLPLLRNGMTSMLRQHQKTREFFEHRGMKRMARLFRDYFVLSPYPHKKRGFATPSGKVELYSSVMESIGCDPLPYWNEIYPPDENPAEEKYPLRLFVGLREDGYFISAGRHVKKLRKHNPEPRAMLHTQTAREKGINEGDWIYVETDWGRIKMKAQLSEDIQKDLVGVRHGWWKPEMPQGTPELCGAWDYSDGVLLNDDPVFFDPEQGLPDLRGARKCRVMPIFSSL
- a CDS encoding Eco57I restriction-modification methylase domain-containing protein; the protein is MKKLTEKACPAIEIFIIFCFSFYHQNRHTGDKHLLAQVEHTRRTASRLADPQQKSRLGQFFTPASIACFMAELFVPNRRKNCILLDAGAGVGSLSAAFLDRWVDGEFDYKHIELHAFEIDETLHPYLRQTFELYKKKPTITSTIRSDDFIIAACDWLENNLFARPLPKYTHAILNPPYKKIRSNSEHRLALRRVGIETVNLYSAFVALSLALLDDHGQLVAIIPRSFCNGLYYRPFREYLLKKAAIRHLHLFTSRSKAFKDDNVLQENIIIHLERGGMQGPVKVSTSTDHSFNDLTVQEHPFDRIVFVNDQERFIHVPTALNQNIVERCPMVCWSLDDIGLTVSTGPVVDFRVKAHLREMPGVGTAPLLYPGHFSDSGTEWPKAGKKPNAILCNSDTKKWLYPNGFYCLVRRFSSKEEKRRVVASVIEPSLFGDAPLIGIENHLNVFHENRQGLQKVLAYGLAVFLNTTAVDEQFRCFNGHTQVNATDLKTIRYPSRKILTVIGEWAIRQPALTQEKIDNYFETLTT
- a CDS encoding IS5 family transposase is translated as MMQTGFFDWHERFEKLDRNGDPLLKLNQVVDWEMFRQPLEKIRHKERKSNAGARPYDVIRMFKILIIQSLYNLSDDRIEFQILDRISFMRFLGLGLGDRVPDAKTIWLFREQITEAGLIKPLFEKFDVCLRENGFLAQKGQIIDASIVAAPRQRNSREENERIKRGDIPEEWKEAKRRQKDTDARWTKKNGQNYYGYKNHISVDVKHKLIRDYEVTDAAVHDSQVFDQIIDESNSSRDVYADSAYRSEESVKRLKEEGFREHLQRKGCRHRKLTKREQRGNHTRAKTRSRVEHVFGVQAMMAGEMILRTIGIVRARAKIGLRNLAYNINRYSILGATG